One window of the Actinomyces procaprae genome contains the following:
- a CDS encoding amino acid permease, whose amino-acid sequence MSSRHLTMISFGGVIGTGLFVSSGYTISQAGPLGTVLAYAIGALLVYLVMLCLGELSVAMPWTGAFHVYAKELIGPGTGFVVAVLYWLTWTIALGSEFTAAGAIMRHWFPDTPVWMWSAIFIVVVFASNVFSVRVFAETESWLAGVKVFAIIAFIVIGGLAIIGVIPMADGSPAPGLGGLTRDGVFPNGFGAVLTTMLTVNFAFSGTELIGVAAGETADPHRNIPRAIRTTLVRLTVFFIGSILVLAALIPWQEAGVEESPFVTVLDMIGVPNAGDLMNVVVVTAILSAANSGLFASTRMLWSLANEGTVPAVVARTTRRGVPVVALSLSMVGGLLALLSSVIAPGTVYLALVSISGLAVVIVWMAIAACQFVFRRRWLEAGHSAAELGYRTPGYPWVPLAAFIGSAASCILIVFDPDQASALYWTVPFVALCYAGHALALRRGWVRA is encoded by the coding sequence ATGAGTTCGCGGCACCTGACCATGATCTCCTTCGGCGGGGTCATCGGCACCGGTCTGTTCGTGTCCTCCGGCTACACCATCAGCCAGGCCGGCCCGCTGGGAACCGTACTCGCCTACGCCATCGGTGCGCTGCTGGTCTACCTGGTGATGCTGTGCCTGGGGGAGCTGAGCGTGGCCATGCCCTGGACCGGCGCCTTCCACGTGTACGCCAAGGAGTTGATCGGTCCCGGCACCGGCTTCGTGGTCGCGGTCCTGTACTGGCTCACGTGGACCATCGCGCTGGGCTCGGAGTTCACGGCCGCCGGCGCCATCATGCGCCACTGGTTCCCGGACACGCCGGTGTGGATGTGGTCGGCCATCTTCATCGTGGTGGTCTTCGCCTCCAACGTGTTCTCGGTGCGGGTCTTCGCCGAGACCGAGTCGTGGCTGGCGGGGGTGAAGGTATTCGCCATCATCGCCTTCATCGTGATCGGCGGCCTGGCCATCATCGGCGTGATTCCCATGGCCGACGGCTCGCCCGCCCCCGGCCTGGGCGGGCTGACCCGCGACGGCGTGTTCCCCAACGGCTTCGGGGCCGTGCTGACCACCATGTTGACAGTCAACTTCGCCTTCTCCGGCACTGAGCTGATCGGCGTCGCCGCGGGGGAGACCGCCGACCCGCACCGCAACATCCCGCGCGCCATCCGCACCACCCTGGTACGCCTGACCGTGTTCTTCATCGGCTCGATCCTGGTCCTGGCGGCCCTCATCCCGTGGCAGGAGGCCGGCGTGGAGGAGTCGCCCTTCGTTACCGTGCTGGACATGATCGGCGTGCCCAATGCGGGCGACCTCATGAATGTGGTGGTTGTCACCGCCATCCTGTCCGCAGCGAATTCCGGCCTGTTCGCCTCCACCCGCATGCTGTGGTCCCTGGCCAATGAGGGGACGGTGCCGGCGGTCGTCGCCCGCACCACCCGGCGGGGCGTGCCCGTGGTCGCGCTCTCGCTGTCCATGGTGGGCGGGTTGCTGGCTCTGCTCAGCTCGGTGATCGCACCCGGTACCGTCTACCTGGCGCTGGTGTCGATATCCGGGCTGGCGGTGGTGATCGTTTGGATGGCGATCGCCGCCTGCCAGTTCGTCTTCCGCCGCCGCTGGCTCGAGGCCGGGCACAGCGCCGCCGAACTCGGCTACCGCACGCCCGGCTACCCGTGGGTACCGCTGGCCGCCTTCATCGGCTCGGCCGCTTCCTGCATCCTGATCGTCTTCGATCCCGACCAGGCCTCAGCCCTTTACTGGACGGTTCCCTTCGTCGCCCTGTGCTACGCCGGGCACGCACTTGCGCTGCGCCGCGGCTGGGTGAGGGCCTGA
- a CDS encoding FMN-dependent dehydrogenase has protein sequence MPSYRTILTVTDLLPGHGPQDVEAAAREAVASTTTLEAFQIDVVRGRPRVTVRFTGADDAAARAVHHRTVAGVRRAAVVPSQVLAKVVGGRSVPLTLET, from the coding sequence ATGCCCTCCTACCGCACCATCCTCACGGTCACCGATCTGCTGCCCGGCCACGGCCCGCAGGACGTGGAGGCCGCGGCCCGGGAGGCAGTCGCCTCCACGACGACGCTCGAGGCCTTCCAGATCGACGTCGTGCGCGGTCGGCCGCGCGTCACCGTCCGGTTCACGGGGGCCGACGACGCCGCTGCGCGCGCCGTCCACCACCGCACCGTGGCGGGCGTGCGGCGGGCCGCCGTCGTCCCATCCCAGGTGCTTGCCAAGGTGGTGGGCGGGCGGAGCGTGCCGCTCACCCTGGAGACGTGA
- the tig gene encoding trigger factor — protein MKSTVENLDPARIKLTVEVPYEELGPSLDAAYKEIGSQVQIPGFRRGHVPPRIIDQRVGRASVIQEAVNNKLPDFYRDALAESGRVPLGQPDIEVTELVNVTGPQGGQLVFTAEVTVRPEFELPELGELDVTVDAVEVTDADVDAELDNLRARFGSLKSVKRAAKTGDFVTIDLKAVIDGEEVDSVSGVSYEIGKGNMLEGLDDALTGLKAEKSATFTTKLAGGEHAGEEAEVTVTATAVKERELPEVDDEFAEMASEFDTVDELRADLRRQATERKTGDQAIAARDALLERLREAVSFDVPESVVEDEIKQHLQAEGKPEGDPHADEIREDVTTGVRDQILLDVLAESLDVSVTQDELLEFLMQTAQQYGMEPAQFMQGAQQAGQIPAFVSEIARNKSLAMGLRQVTVKDSNGETVDLTDFIGSDELDAEMSAAAAAQATEDEVVVSPADADEAASASADSGSDVE, from the coding sequence GTGAAAAGCACCGTCGAGAACCTTGACCCCGCGCGCATCAAGCTGACCGTGGAGGTCCCCTACGAGGAGCTGGGGCCGAGCCTCGACGCCGCCTACAAGGAGATCGGCTCCCAGGTCCAGATCCCGGGGTTCCGTCGCGGACACGTCCCGCCGCGCATCATCGACCAGCGCGTGGGCCGCGCCTCCGTCATCCAGGAGGCCGTCAACAACAAGCTGCCCGACTTCTACCGCGACGCCCTCGCCGAGTCCGGCCGCGTGCCGCTGGGGCAGCCGGACATCGAGGTCACTGAGCTGGTCAACGTGACCGGCCCGCAGGGTGGCCAGCTCGTCTTCACCGCCGAGGTCACTGTGCGTCCCGAGTTCGAGCTGCCCGAGCTGGGCGAGCTGGACGTGACCGTGGACGCCGTCGAGGTCACTGACGCCGACGTCGACGCCGAGTTGGACAACCTGCGCGCCCGCTTCGGCTCGCTGAAGTCCGTCAAGCGCGCCGCCAAGACCGGCGACTTCGTCACCATTGACCTCAAGGCCGTCATCGACGGCGAGGAGGTCGACTCCGTGTCCGGCGTGTCCTACGAGATCGGCAAGGGCAACATGCTCGAGGGCCTGGACGACGCCCTGACCGGCCTGAAGGCTGAGAAGTCCGCCACCTTCACCACCAAGCTTGCCGGCGGCGAGCACGCCGGTGAGGAGGCCGAGGTCACCGTCACCGCCACCGCCGTCAAGGAGCGCGAGCTTCCCGAGGTCGACGACGAGTTCGCCGAGATGGCCTCCGAGTTCGATACCGTCGACGAGCTGCGCGCGGACCTGCGCCGCCAGGCGACAGAGCGCAAGACCGGCGACCAGGCGATCGCCGCCCGCGACGCCCTGCTGGAGCGGCTGCGCGAGGCGGTCAGCTTCGATGTGCCCGAGTCCGTCGTCGAGGATGAGATCAAGCAGCACCTGCAGGCCGAGGGCAAGCCCGAGGGCGACCCGCACGCCGATGAGATCCGCGAGGACGTGACCACCGGCGTGCGCGACCAGATCCTCCTGGACGTGCTCGCCGAGTCCCTGGACGTGTCCGTCACCCAGGACGAGCTGCTGGAGTTCCTCATGCAGACCGCCCAGCAGTACGGCATGGAGCCCGCCCAGTTCATGCAGGGCGCCCAGCAGGCCGGGCAGATCCCCGCATTCGTCTCCGAGATCGCCCGCAACAAGTCCCTGGCCATGGGGCTGCGTCAGGTGACGGTCAAGGACTCCAACGGCGAGACCGTGGACCTGACCGACTTCATCGGCTCCGATGAGCTCGACGCCGAGATGAGCGCCGCCGCTGCGGCCCAGGCGACTGAGGATGAGGTAGTCGTCTCTCCGGCCGACGCCGATGAGGCCGCCTCCGCCTCCGCGGACAGCGGCTCCGACGTCGAGTAG
- a CDS encoding cupin domain-containing protein — protein sequence MPTTPVSESLFRLGLNEALPVSEEATTSRVVVNNAVLRTVIFTFDAGQLLTEHASPKAVVVTLLEGEMDFTVSGRTERMRAGDVIYLAPNDRHALTAVTPCRMQLVMVDMDGREHA from the coding sequence ATGCCCACCACGCCCGTATCCGAGTCCCTTTTCCGCCTCGGCCTGAATGAGGCCCTGCCGGTCAGCGAGGAGGCCACCACCTCCCGCGTCGTGGTCAACAATGCCGTCCTGCGCACCGTGATCTTCACCTTCGACGCCGGCCAACTGCTCACTGAGCACGCCTCCCCCAAGGCGGTGGTCGTCACCCTGCTGGAGGGCGAGATGGACTTCACCGTCTCCGGGCGCACCGAGCGCATGCGTGCGGGCGACGTCATCTACCTCGCCCCGAACGACCGCCACGCCCTGACCGCCGTCACCCCGTGCCGCATGCAGCTGGTCATGGTGGACATGGACGGTCGCGAACACGCCTGA
- a CDS encoding ATP-dependent Clp protease proteolytic subunit, whose translation MSELHTPPAATTPAAADGSGTGLGLTDSIYNRLLKERIIWLGSEVRDDNANAICAQMLLLAAEDPERDIYLYINSPGGSVTAGMAIYDTMQYVQPDVVTVATGLAASMGQFLLSSGARGKRYITPHTRVLMHQPSGGAGGSATDIRINADLIIKMKQELSEITAENTGHTVEEIIRDSDRDHWFSAQEALEYGFVDHIVSSSREIGTQNGEN comes from the coding sequence GTGAGCGAGCTCCACACGCCCCCGGCGGCCACCACTCCGGCCGCCGCCGACGGATCCGGGACGGGCCTGGGCCTGACCGACTCCATCTACAACCGTCTGCTCAAGGAACGCATCATCTGGCTCGGCTCCGAGGTGCGCGACGACAACGCCAACGCGATCTGTGCGCAGATGCTGCTGCTGGCCGCCGAGGACCCCGAGCGGGACATCTACCTCTACATCAACTCCCCGGGCGGCTCCGTGACCGCCGGCATGGCCATCTACGACACCATGCAGTACGTCCAGCCCGACGTGGTCACCGTCGCCACCGGCCTGGCCGCCTCCATGGGACAGTTCCTGCTGTCCTCCGGAGCCCGCGGCAAGCGCTACATCACGCCGCATACCCGCGTGCTCATGCACCAGCCCTCCGGTGGGGCGGGCGGATCGGCCACCGATATCCGCATCAACGCCGACCTGATCATCAAGATGAAGCAGGAGCTGTCCGAGATCACCGCCGAGAACACCGGACACACGGTCGAGGAGATCATCCGCGACTCCGACCGCGACCACTGGTTCTCCGCGCAGGAGGCCCTGGAATACGGATTCGTCGACCACATCGTGAGCTCCAGCCGCGAGATCGGCACCCAGAACGGAGAGAACTGA
- a CDS encoding ATP-dependent Clp protease proteolytic subunit, with product MTSSRPYFDAVARQVQAAGIDPRSLPQARYVLPQFEERTAYGFKRQDPYAKLFEDRIVFMGVQVDDASADDIMAQLLVLESQDPDGLITMYINSPGGSFTALTAIYDTMQYIKPQLQTVCLGQAASAAAVLLAAGSPGKRLALPNARVLIHQPAMEGVQGQASDIEIIANEIDRMRTWLEETLASHTGQPVEKVHADLERDTILTATAAKEYGIVDQVLSSRKAPASPHSA from the coding sequence ATGACGAGCTCTCGCCCCTACTTCGACGCCGTCGCCCGGCAGGTCCAGGCCGCGGGCATCGACCCGCGATCCCTGCCCCAGGCCCGCTACGTGCTGCCCCAGTTCGAGGAGCGCACCGCCTACGGCTTCAAGCGGCAGGACCCCTACGCCAAGCTGTTCGAGGACCGCATCGTCTTCATGGGCGTGCAGGTCGACGACGCCTCCGCCGACGACATCATGGCGCAGCTGCTGGTCCTGGAGTCCCAGGACCCTGACGGCCTGATCACCATGTACATCAACAGCCCCGGCGGTTCCTTCACGGCGCTGACGGCCATCTACGACACCATGCAGTACATCAAGCCGCAGCTGCAGACCGTGTGCCTCGGGCAGGCCGCATCCGCGGCCGCCGTGCTGCTGGCGGCGGGATCGCCCGGCAAGCGCCTGGCACTTCCGAACGCCCGCGTGCTCATTCACCAGCCCGCCATGGAGGGCGTGCAGGGCCAGGCCAGTGACATCGAGATCATCGCCAACGAGATCGACCGCATGCGCACCTGGCTGGAGGAGACCCTGGCCTCCCACACCGGTCAGCCGGTGGAGAAGGTGCACGCCGACCTCGAGCGCGACACGATCCTGACGGCCACCGCCGCCAAGGAGTACGGCATCGTCGACCAGGTGCTCTCCTCCCGCAAGGCGCCCGCCTCGCCGCACTCGGCGTGA
- a CDS encoding DsrE family protein, producing the protein MQLDVEHTRTRNTIRSAQVIITEMSHFVLHVSQADRWPAALSNLANMTELGLAAAITVMINGTAIYAIQGTNDWTAAMERAAAAGVAFEVCSRSVANHALPVKTLPSWFRIVPAAIPAIAEYVSSGATYIKP; encoded by the coding sequence ATGCAGCTCGACGTCGAGCACACAAGGACTCGCAACACGATCCGTTCCGCGCAAGTCATCATCACCGAGATGAGTCACTTTGTTCTTCATGTTTCTCAAGCTGATCGTTGGCCGGCCGCACTGAGCAACCTGGCCAATATGACCGAACTCGGCTTGGCTGCCGCCATCACGGTGATGATCAATGGAACAGCGATCTATGCGATTCAGGGCACCAACGATTGGACTGCCGCAATGGAGCGGGCCGCTGCCGCCGGCGTAGCCTTCGAAGTGTGCTCACGTTCAGTGGCCAACCACGCTCTCCCCGTTAAGACTCTGCCATCATGGTTCCGCATCGTACCGGCCGCTATACCTGCGATTGCGGAGTATGTCAGCTCCGGAGCGACCTACATCAAGCCATGA
- a CDS encoding DUF523 domain-containing protein, whose protein sequence is MNSSSQDGPLLVSACLAGVKCRYDGGAKPDRDVVGLVAEGLALTLCAELMGGLPVPRPPAEIVGGDGEDVLDGQARVITRDGEDVTGAFIRGANAAAVVAAHMGCPAAVLQERSPSCGVRTIYDGTHSGKLKQGCGVLAAALRRRGIAVVTAGAARERRR, encoded by the coding sequence GTGAATTCTTCCTCCCAGGACGGTCCACTGCTTGTCAGCGCTTGCTTGGCGGGCGTCAAGTGCCGGTACGACGGCGGTGCAAAACCGGATCGCGACGTCGTCGGCCTGGTTGCCGAGGGGCTGGCCCTGACGTTGTGTGCCGAGTTGATGGGTGGTCTGCCCGTCCCACGGCCACCCGCCGAGATCGTGGGTGGCGACGGCGAAGACGTGCTCGACGGGCAGGCACGCGTGATCACTCGTGACGGCGAGGACGTCACCGGCGCCTTTATTCGTGGTGCCAATGCGGCCGCCGTTGTGGCGGCGCATATGGGCTGTCCCGCCGCGGTGCTGCAGGAGCGCAGCCCGTCCTGCGGCGTGCGTACCATCTACGACGGCACTCACAGCGGCAAACTCAAGCAGGGCTGCGGCGTACTGGCGGCCGCACTGCGCCGTCGCGGGATCGCCGTCGTAACCGCGGGAGCTGCCCGGGAACGCCGCCGGTAG
- a CDS encoding PhzF family phenazine biosynthesis protein produces MRQFVVDAFTDRPFAGNPAAVCLPETWPTDQLMLAIARENNLSETAFCVREGEQWRLRWFTPGGEIDLCGHATLATAHVLLGELGAGDDVVSFETLSGRLTVRHREGRYEMDFPAYRLRRVEVTDQMETALGARPSEAWMGRDLLCVFDDEATVRGLTPDLGRVEVLPGPLCHATAQGLEFDCVSRSFAPSLGIAEDPVCGSGHCHIAPYWSGRLGQAHVRAWQASPRGGELRCTVDGERCALAGAAVTFLRGEVVGL; encoded by the coding sequence ATGCGCCAGTTCGTCGTCGACGCCTTCACCGACCGTCCCTTCGCGGGCAATCCGGCCGCCGTCTGCCTGCCCGAGACCTGGCCCACCGACCAGCTCATGCTCGCGATCGCGCGGGAGAACAACCTCTCCGAGACCGCATTCTGCGTGCGTGAGGGGGAGCAGTGGCGCCTGCGCTGGTTCACTCCGGGCGGCGAGATCGACCTGTGCGGGCACGCCACCTTGGCGACCGCGCACGTGCTGCTGGGCGAGCTCGGGGCCGGGGACGACGTCGTCTCCTTCGAAACGCTTAGCGGCCGCCTGACCGTGCGCCACCGCGAGGGCCGGTACGAGATGGACTTCCCCGCCTACCGGTTGCGCCGCGTCGAGGTCACCGATCAGATGGAGACGGCACTCGGCGCGCGTCCCTCTGAGGCGTGGATGGGACGCGACCTGTTGTGCGTGTTCGACGACGAGGCGACCGTCCGCGGCCTGACGCCGGACCTGGGGCGGGTCGAGGTGCTGCCGGGGCCGCTGTGCCACGCGACCGCGCAGGGGCTCGAGTTCGACTGCGTATCGCGCAGTTTCGCCCCGTCGCTGGGGATCGCGGAGGACCCGGTCTGCGGCTCCGGGCACTGCCACATCGCCCCCTATTGGTCCGGGCGACTGGGCCAGGCACATGTTCGCGCCTGGCAGGCATCCCCGCGCGGTGGTGAGTTGCGCTGCACGGTCGACGGCGAGCGGTGCGCCTTGGCGGGCGCGGCGGTCACCTTCCTGCGCGGTGAGGTCGTCGGCCTGTAG
- a CDS encoding class I SAM-dependent methyltransferase codes for MNDQHYFTASPETPAEERRHHFVIRGTEHDVTTASGVFSADRLDLGTRVLLKQVPQPPQTGTFLDLGCGWGPLTLALADAAPQATVLATDVNERAVELTGRNAADAGHTRVRAVLADALLAELRDSGTRLNLIWSNPPMRIGKPALHTLLTDWLELLADDGEAWLVVQKNLGADSLAKWLGEQGWQVERAASSKGYRLLRVSH; via the coding sequence GTGAACGACCAGCACTACTTCACCGCCTCCCCCGAGACGCCCGCCGAGGAGCGGCGCCACCACTTCGTCATCCGCGGCACCGAGCACGACGTGACCACCGCGTCCGGCGTGTTCTCCGCCGACCGGCTGGACCTGGGCACGCGCGTGCTGCTGAAGCAGGTGCCGCAGCCGCCACAGACGGGCACCTTCCTGGACCTGGGCTGCGGCTGGGGGCCGCTGACGCTGGCCCTGGCGGATGCTGCCCCGCAGGCCACCGTGCTGGCCACGGACGTCAACGAGCGCGCCGTGGAGCTTACGGGCCGTAACGCCGCCGACGCCGGGCACACCCGCGTGCGCGCGGTCCTGGCCGACGCGCTGCTAGCGGAGCTGCGAGACTCGGGCACGCGGCTGAACCTGATCTGGTCCAACCCGCCCATGCGGATCGGCAAGCCGGCGCTGCACACGCTGCTGACTGATTGGCTGGAACTGCTCGCCGACGACGGCGAGGCCTGGCTGGTGGTGCAGAAGAACCTCGGCGCGGACTCGCTGGCCAAGTGGCTGGGCGAACAGGGCTGGCAAGTAGAGCGCGCAGCCTCCTCCAAGGGCTACCGTCTCCTGCGCGTCTCCCACTGA
- a CDS encoding MFS transporter has protein sequence MSSPDHAPTPSPPQPSLRALATTPVGHLATAMLVVELLAGMQTYINQTVLPLVATDLGARAHYGLVTAAAMVPTFLTMPLGGAMLARWRADRLITVLTAVLVAGAVTGALAPSVGVYVAGEVLRGLAAGALATVSMGVLVAGLPEAWRRLFLAAGSATWIVSSILGPGYAAAVSQTWGWRWALVAYVPLLVAARLVMAREIRGLHVEDDEARPPLVPALAMAVGVAGIGAVPAASAWFAPVGAAGLAVVVWACARVFPSGTMRLVPGRRAALATLAWLCAAYFTLDYLVSPAAHDVLGLGPAAVGWALTCAGLAWSSIAIWTAAHPARDPRRFRMRIGAGGACFAVGGTLMTFAFATAAPWWCLHLGFATAGAGMGLMHQDTMIRCVTAPEDLGGTPDDISPARIATSVTVANAAGAAALGTLATAFIAPSAAGVQEGLLVPTTAVLTLALALTPLRARRAA, from the coding sequence GTGAGCTCCCCCGACCACGCTCCCACGCCGTCGCCCCCGCAACCGTCGCTGCGTGCCCTGGCGACCACGCCGGTGGGGCACCTGGCCACGGCGATGCTGGTGGTCGAGCTGCTTGCGGGCATGCAGACCTACATCAACCAGACGGTGCTGCCACTGGTGGCCACGGACCTGGGCGCCCGCGCCCACTACGGCCTGGTGACGGCCGCCGCCATGGTGCCGACCTTCCTGACCATGCCGCTGGGCGGCGCCATGCTGGCCCGCTGGCGGGCCGACCGGCTGATAACTGTGCTCACCGCCGTTCTCGTGGCCGGGGCCGTCACCGGGGCGCTGGCCCCAAGCGTGGGCGTGTACGTGGCCGGCGAGGTGCTGCGCGGGCTGGCGGCCGGGGCGCTGGCCACGGTGAGCATGGGCGTGCTGGTGGCGGGGCTGCCGGAGGCGTGGCGGCGGCTGTTCCTGGCGGCGGGCTCGGCCACCTGGATCGTGTCCTCCATCCTCGGCCCGGGCTACGCGGCCGCGGTCTCCCAGACGTGGGGCTGGCGCTGGGCGCTGGTCGCCTACGTGCCGCTGCTGGTGGCGGCGCGGCTGGTGATGGCCCGGGAGATCCGCGGGCTGCACGTCGAGGACGACGAGGCCCGTCCCCCGCTGGTGCCGGCCCTGGCGATGGCGGTCGGCGTGGCGGGCATTGGAGCGGTGCCGGCGGCGTCGGCCTGGTTCGCCCCCGTCGGGGCGGCCGGGTTGGCGGTGGTGGTGTGGGCCTGCGCCCGGGTGTTCCCGAGCGGGACCATGCGTCTGGTGCCGGGGCGGCGGGCGGCCCTGGCTACGCTCGCCTGGCTGTGCGCCGCCTATTTCACGCTCGACTACCTGGTCTCGCCCGCTGCCCACGACGTGCTGGGCCTGGGCCCGGCGGCGGTCGGGTGGGCACTGACCTGTGCGGGACTGGCCTGGTCCTCAATCGCCATCTGGACGGCGGCGCATCCGGCCCGCGATCCGCGCCGCTTCCGGATGCGGATCGGCGCGGGCGGGGCCTGCTTCGCCGTCGGCGGGACGCTCATGACCTTCGCCTTCGCCACCGCCGCGCCCTGGTGGTGCCTCCACCTCGGCTTCGCGACCGCGGGCGCCGGAATGGGGCTCATGCACCAGGACACGATGATTCGCTGCGTGACCGCCCCGGAGGACCTGGGCGGGACGCCCGACGACATCTCCCCGGCGCGAATCGCCACCTCCGTGACGGTGGCGAACGCGGCCGGAGCTGCCGCCCTGGGAACGCTGGCGACCGCCTTCATCGCGCCGTCGGCTGCGGGCGTGCAGGAGGGTCTGCTGGTACCGACGACGGCGGTGCTCACCCTGGCGCTCGCCCTCACCCCGCTGCGGGCCCGCCGAGCGGCGTGA